From the genome of Segatella hominis, one region includes:
- a CDS encoding ABC transporter ATP-binding protein → MIKVENLCKSFRTEDVETIALNNVSFTVENGEFVAIMGPSGCGKSTLLNILGLLDNPTSGKYFLGNHEVANLKEKERTDVRKGEIGFVFQSFNLIDELNVEENIELPLTYLNIPKAERKARVQAIMKRMAISHRAKHFPHQLSGGQQQRVAIARAVVFGPKLILADEPTGNLDSKNGAEVMHLLTELNHEGTTIVMVTHNEHDAKIAHRTIRLFDGQIVEAEGNQL, encoded by the coding sequence ATGATAAAAGTAGAGAATCTTTGCAAGTCATTCCGCACAGAAGATGTGGAGACGATTGCTTTAAATAATGTATCTTTCACAGTAGAAAACGGCGAGTTTGTTGCCATAATGGGACCATCCGGTTGCGGAAAATCTACCTTGCTCAACATTCTCGGTTTGCTCGACAACCCAACTTCGGGAAAATATTTCCTGGGTAATCACGAGGTGGCAAACTTGAAGGAAAAGGAGCGTACGGATGTGAGAAAGGGAGAAATCGGATTTGTGTTCCAGAGTTTCAACCTGATAGATGAATTGAATGTAGAGGAGAACATCGAGCTTCCTCTTACCTACCTCAATATTCCGAAGGCGGAGCGCAAGGCAAGGGTGCAGGCGATTATGAAGCGAATGGCCATCAGCCATCGTGCCAAGCACTTCCCTCACCAGCTTTCGGGTGGTCAGCAGCAGCGAGTAGCCATCGCCCGTGCCGTGGTCTTCGGTCCCAAGCTCATCCTTGCCGATGAGCCTACGGGTAACCTCGATTCCAAGAATGGAGCCGAGGTGATGCATCTGCTTACCGAGCTGAACCACGAGGGCACCACCATCGTCATGGTGACGCATAATGAGCACGATGCCAAGATAGCCCATCGCACCATCCGCCTGTTTGATGGACAGATTGTGGAGGCGGAGGGCAATCAGCTTTAG
- a CDS encoding sigma-54-dependent transcriptional regulator has translation MIKKQGTILIVDDNRNILTTVRMLLEPIFDGIITIANPNSIPAKLREEHPDVVLLDMNFSSGINSGNEGLYWLREIKSLSPKTEVVLFTAYADIQLAVTGIKEGAADFIVKPFENEKMIRTLIEARDKNKAVDNVINRKGGKPGGKDAQSAMYWGDSEVMNNLRSIVEKVAATDANILITGENGTGKEVLANEIHRLSTRCGKKMLPVDMGAITETLFESELFGHVKGAFTDAKVDKPGKFELADGSTIFLDEIGNLSYGLQAKLLTALQRRSIVRVGGSTQIPINVRLVCATNRNLQQMVNDGEFREDLLYRINTIHLELPALRQRKSDIVPLAERFLLQYGDLYNKVNLRLSEEAEKKLTSLPWYGNIRELQHAIEKAVILSDGGMISAEDIDGGNQQRKEKPLEEVQTLGEMESRMIEKTIRECEGNLSVVAARLGISRQTLYNKIKRYGL, from the coding sequence ATGATTAAGAAACAAGGAACGATATTGATTGTTGATGACAACCGCAACATTCTTACTACGGTGAGGATGCTGCTGGAACCCATATTCGATGGCATCATCACCATCGCCAACCCTAACTCCATCCCAGCCAAACTGAGAGAGGAGCATCCCGACGTGGTGCTGCTCGACATGAACTTCTCCAGCGGAATCAATTCGGGAAACGAGGGACTGTACTGGCTCAGGGAAATCAAGAGCCTCAGCCCGAAAACCGAAGTGGTACTCTTTACCGCCTACGCCGACATCCAACTTGCCGTAACAGGCATCAAGGAAGGTGCCGCCGACTTCATCGTGAAGCCTTTTGAAAACGAGAAGATGATACGTACGCTAATAGAGGCTAGGGATAAGAACAAGGCTGTGGATAACGTTATCAACAGGAAAGGTGGAAAACCTGGTGGAAAAGATGCGCAAAGCGCTATGTATTGGGGAGATAGCGAAGTTATGAACAATTTGAGAAGCATTGTGGAAAAAGTTGCCGCAACTGATGCAAACATCCTCATTACGGGCGAAAACGGAACAGGTAAAGAGGTGTTAGCCAACGAGATACATCGTTTATCCACAAGATGTGGAAAGAAAATGCTGCCTGTGGATATGGGAGCCATTACGGAAACCCTTTTCGAGAGCGAACTCTTCGGTCATGTAAAGGGTGCTTTTACCGATGCCAAGGTGGATAAACCGGGCAAGTTTGAGCTTGCCGACGGCAGCACCATCTTCCTGGATGAGATAGGAAACCTATCCTACGGTCTTCAGGCAAAACTCCTTACCGCCCTGCAACGCAGAAGCATCGTAAGAGTGGGGGGAAGCACGCAGATTCCCATCAACGTACGACTGGTTTGCGCCACCAACCGCAACCTGCAGCAGATGGTAAACGATGGCGAATTCAGAGAGGATCTGCTCTATCGCATCAATACCATCCATCTGGAATTGCCAGCCCTGAGACAGAGAAAATCAGACATCGTTCCATTGGCAGAAAGATTTCTCCTTCAATATGGCGATTTATATAATAAGGTGAATCTCCGTCTTTCGGAAGAAGCTGAGAAAAAACTTACCAGTTTGCCTTGGTACGGAAACATCCGTGAACTTCAGCACGCCATCGAAAAAGCCGTGATTCTATCCGATGGCGGAATGATTTCTGCCGAAGATATTGACGGCGGAAACCAGCAGAGAAAAGAGAAGCCCCTGGAAGAGGTTCAGACGCTCGGCGAGATGGAGAGCCGAATGATAGAGAAAACCATCAGGGAATGTGAGGGAAACCTGTCGGTGGTAGCCGCAAGGTTAGGTATTTCTCGCCAAACGCTTTATAATAAGATTAAGCGATATGGATTATAA
- a CDS encoding ABC transporter ATP-binding protein, producing MIRTENLTRIFRTEEVETIALNGVNIEVEDGEFIAIMGPSGCGKSTLLNILGLLDSPTEGKYWLNNEEVGHLKERDRTAYRKGRIGFVFQNFNLIDELTVEENVDLQLKYLGVGKAERKERVLEILRKVKLSHRAKHYPHQLSGGQQQRVAIARAVVGKPSIILADEPTGNLDSKNGMEVMQLLSELNEEGTTIVMVTHSKHDATYASRIINLFDGQVVDAMNDQL from the coding sequence ATGATACGAACAGAAAATTTAACTAGAATATTCCGCACGGAAGAGGTGGAAACCATCGCCCTGAACGGCGTAAACATAGAGGTAGAAGATGGTGAGTTTATCGCCATCATGGGTCCTTCGGGATGCGGCAAGTCAACCTTGCTGAACATCCTGGGCTTGCTGGATAGTCCTACGGAAGGCAAGTATTGGTTGAATAACGAGGAAGTGGGCCATCTGAAGGAGCGTGATCGCACCGCCTATCGCAAGGGTCGCATCGGCTTCGTGTTTCAGAACTTCAATCTTATCGACGAACTTACCGTTGAGGAAAATGTGGATTTACAGCTGAAATACCTCGGAGTAGGAAAGGCAGAGCGCAAGGAGCGTGTGCTCGAAATTCTGAGAAAGGTGAAGCTGAGCCATCGTGCCAAGCACTATCCTCATCAGCTTTCGGGCGGTCAGCAGCAGAGGGTTGCCATCGCCCGTGCCGTGGTGGGCAAGCCTAGCATCATCCTTGCCGATGAGCCTACGGGTAACCTCGATTCCAAGAATGGTATGGAGGTGATGCAGTTGCTCAGCGAACTGAACGAAGAGGGAACCACCATCGTGATGGTGACGCACTCCAAGCACGATGCTACCTACGCCAGTCGCATCATCAATCTGTTTGATGGACAAGTGGTGGATGCGATGAATGATCAGCTTTAA
- a CDS encoding sensor histidine kinase: MDYKLIIIIVLLLVAVVGYIRLYRHYRRNIKKVTFLFDAIDNGDFSFNFPTEKGFKEDKILHKSLNRIKLFLQHTREEQMEREKYYEQILNAVDTGILVVDSHDNILQHNQAALRLLDTDVLTHMNQVKGKLKDEHLAKHETQAMLKDKHVRIIALSDVSHELSNQEVDSWIKLIRVLTHEIMNTITPVTSLSETLLTRVTEDKDLKQGLETIHKTGTELLAFVNNYRRFTHVPQPQPALFYVEPFLERMALLCNHEVEISVSPKDLLVYADESLLSHVVTNLLKNAVEAFKEKLSAERNKQDGNEQGRNKQECRSADLQSAASKKAFIRLHAYANAQESIIIDVSNNAGLIPEDVASHIFIPFFTTKPEGSGIGLSLSRQIMRVSGGSLSLHQDNAQGITTFRIIIP; the protein is encoded by the coding sequence ATGGATTATAAACTAATTATAATTATCGTGCTTTTGCTCGTGGCTGTAGTGGGTTACATTCGCCTCTACCGCCACTATCGCCGCAACATCAAGAAGGTAACCTTCCTTTTTGATGCGATAGATAATGGGGATTTCTCCTTCAACTTTCCTACGGAGAAGGGGTTTAAGGAAGATAAGATTCTGCACAAATCACTCAACCGCATCAAGCTCTTCCTGCAACATACGAGAGAGGAGCAGATGGAGCGGGAGAAATATTACGAGCAGATTCTGAATGCAGTAGATACGGGCATACTGGTGGTGGATAGCCACGACAACATCCTGCAGCACAACCAGGCAGCCCTCAGGTTGCTCGATACGGATGTGCTTACCCACATGAACCAGGTAAAAGGAAAACTGAAGGATGAACACCTGGCAAAACATGAGACGCAAGCCATGCTGAAAGACAAGCACGTGCGCATCATCGCCCTGAGCGACGTGAGCCACGAGCTGAGCAATCAGGAGGTGGATTCTTGGATCAAGCTGATTCGTGTGCTGACCCATGAAATCATGAATACCATCACGCCAGTTACTTCGTTGAGCGAAACTCTACTTACCCGAGTTACAGAGGATAAAGACTTGAAGCAAGGCTTGGAAACCATCCACAAAACAGGAACCGAACTGTTGGCTTTCGTCAACAACTATCGCCGTTTCACCCATGTTCCCCAGCCTCAGCCTGCACTCTTCTATGTGGAGCCATTCCTGGAAAGAATGGCGCTGCTCTGCAACCACGAAGTAGAGATTTCTGTTTCTCCCAAGGATTTGCTGGTTTACGCCGATGAGAGCCTCCTCTCTCACGTGGTAACGAATCTTCTGAAGAATGCCGTAGAAGCTTTCAAGGAAAAGTTGTCTGCAGAAAGAAACAAGCAAGATGGAAATGAGCAGGGGAGGAACAAGCAGGAATGCCGCTCCGCGGATTTGCAATCCGCGGCAAGCAAGAAGGCATTTATCCGTCTCCATGCCTACGCCAACGCCCAGGAATCCATCATCATCGACGTGAGCAACAACGCCGGTCTCATCCCCGAAGATGTAGCCTCTCATATTTTCATCCCGTTCTTCACCACGAAGCCGGAAGGAAGCGGAATCGGGCTCTCCCTTTCCCGTCAGATCATGCGAGTAAGCGGCGGCAGCCTTTCGCTCCATCAGGACAATGCCCAGGGAATCACCACTTTCCGCATCATCATCCCATAA
- a CDS encoding ABC transporter permease codes for MNHIINAFKNLPRRGQHNFVKILCLALGLAISSVIIAEIYFEQTYDTYFPSWERTYLISEVGTNHGETMEFTNTSGATAQGVKQYAPMVEAATSTLYFYDDAQCKMEDQNIISANIRMADSCFFDVFPQKILIGKAKQILSQPLSCLIDSETAAKIGGNVVGKHFTLSNYPGTTFTIYGVFEAFPWGSSFHGTQMILSRCSVPYVYSYDGRGQWVGNDSYRSYIRLAKGHEAKELKPYVNKMREDHFPLKEMKNMGIELNYDFTVLSDVYTQDPYVKKMGWIMGIIAFVLLFTSVMNYLLIIVGNLVGRSREMAVRKCYGAESKNIHAIIFSEALVHVGLAVVLAAVLVFLCKGTIENFLSAPVSTLVLNRGSWILVAICILVLLVGGLLPGWLYNKIPVAIAFRGYNENRNRWKLGLLGVQFVISGLLFSLLYIVNGQYQLMLGLNPGYDYDHVAIVSIDASNRDQRNQCLAEIRRMPNVKDCSSTFNVPLDGYDRSGNMVGVPGDEKNTFNIMEMSGVDDNFFKMLNIPIVQGSFFTERNDSCRQVIIDERGAEKLIKTWHWKDGVVGKQITCTGHDNNIFTICGVSKNIRWGAAETGGDGMNGFPDLYFYSAKTAYYMLVKFKELKDESLSELQSKVQAMYPNNKVIVKSYASELANQYASQLNFRNGILVAGIVTMIIALFGLVGYTSDEVNRRRKEIAIRKVNGAKVKDILRIFLKDIMKIALPCIIVGDLGAWLIARQWLMSFSEKITMTPLLFIGVTIILLVIIGLSVVINCYKVANSNPVKYLKDE; via the coding sequence ATGAATCATATTATTAACGCATTCAAAAATCTGCCTCGAAGAGGCCAGCACAATTTCGTGAAGATATTGTGTCTGGCGCTCGGATTGGCAATCAGTTCGGTAATTATTGCCGAGATTTATTTCGAGCAGACCTACGATACGTATTTCCCTAGTTGGGAAAGGACGTATCTGATTTCGGAAGTGGGTACTAACCATGGCGAAACCATGGAGTTTACCAATACTTCAGGAGCCACTGCCCAAGGTGTAAAGCAATATGCGCCTATGGTGGAAGCTGCTACCAGTACTCTCTATTTTTATGATGATGCCCAATGCAAGATGGAAGACCAGAACATCATTTCTGCCAATATCAGGATGGCAGACAGTTGTTTCTTTGATGTCTTTCCACAGAAGATATTGATAGGCAAGGCTAAACAGATTCTATCCCAACCCTTATCCTGTCTCATCGATTCAGAAACGGCAGCAAAGATTGGCGGTAATGTTGTAGGTAAGCATTTCACGCTTTCTAATTATCCGGGAACCACTTTTACCATCTATGGTGTTTTCGAAGCGTTTCCATGGGGTTCTTCCTTTCATGGTACGCAGATGATTCTGTCGAGGTGTAGTGTGCCATACGTATATTCCTATGATGGCAGAGGCCAATGGGTGGGAAATGATAGCTATAGATCCTACATCCGGTTGGCAAAGGGGCATGAGGCAAAAGAACTCAAGCCTTACGTGAATAAGATGCGAGAGGATCATTTCCCTTTGAAGGAGATGAAGAATATGGGAATAGAACTGAACTATGATTTCACGGTATTGAGCGATGTTTACACCCAAGACCCTTATGTCAAGAAGATGGGATGGATTATGGGAATTATTGCTTTTGTCCTCCTCTTTACTTCTGTGATGAACTATCTGCTTATCATCGTGGGAAATCTTGTGGGTCGTTCTCGCGAAATGGCTGTCCGTAAGTGTTATGGTGCCGAATCGAAGAACATTCATGCCATCATTTTCTCTGAGGCTTTGGTGCATGTGGGGCTGGCGGTTGTTCTTGCGGCTGTTCTTGTGTTCCTTTGCAAGGGAACCATCGAAAACTTCCTTTCTGCTCCGGTAAGCACGTTGGTGCTTAATCGTGGCAGTTGGATATTGGTGGCTATTTGTATTCTGGTACTGCTGGTTGGCGGCTTGTTGCCTGGTTGGCTTTACAACAAGATTCCTGTAGCCATCGCTTTCCGTGGCTATAATGAGAATCGCAACCGTTGGAAACTTGGTTTGTTGGGTGTCCAGTTCGTTATTTCTGGTTTGCTGTTCAGTTTGCTTTACATCGTGAATGGTCAATACCAGCTGATGTTGGGGCTCAATCCTGGGTATGATTACGATCATGTAGCGATTGTTTCGATAGATGCCAGCAATAGAGACCAGCGCAACCAATGTCTGGCAGAAATCAGACGGATGCCGAATGTCAAGGATTGCAGTTCGACTTTTAATGTTCCGCTCGATGGGTATGATCGTAGTGGAAATATGGTTGGAGTACCTGGCGACGAGAAGAATACCTTTAATATCATGGAGATGTCGGGAGTGGACGACAATTTCTTCAAGATGCTGAATATTCCTATCGTTCAGGGTTCTTTCTTTACGGAAAGAAATGACAGTTGCCGACAGGTTATTATTGATGAACGAGGTGCTGAGAAACTCATCAAAACGTGGCATTGGAAGGATGGCGTAGTTGGCAAGCAAATTACCTGTACAGGACATGATAATAATATCTTTACCATTTGTGGCGTGAGCAAGAATATCCGCTGGGGGGCTGCGGAAACCGGGGGTGATGGAATGAATGGATTTCCTGACTTGTATTTCTATTCTGCCAAGACGGCTTACTATATGTTGGTTAAGTTTAAAGAACTGAAGGATGAATCGTTGTCAGAGTTGCAATCGAAGGTGCAGGCGATGTATCCGAACAATAAGGTCATCGTGAAGAGTTATGCTTCAGAATTGGCTAACCAGTATGCTTCCCAGCTCAATTTCCGCAACGGAATCTTGGTTGCCGGCATCGTAACGATGATTATCGCCCTCTTCGGATTGGTGGGCTATACGAGTGATGAGGTGAACCGCCGCCGCAAGGAGATTGCGATCAGAAAGGTGAACGGAGCCAAGGTGAAGGATATTCTTCGCATCTTCCTGAAGGACATTATGAAGATTGCCTTGCCTTGCATCATCGTGGGCGATTTGGGGGCTTGGCTGATAGCCAGACAATGGCTCATGTCGTTCAGCGAGAAGATTACGATGACGCCTCTGCTGTTTATCGGCGTTACCATCATCTTGCTCGTCATCATCGGGCTTTCCGTCGTCATCAACTGCTACAAGGTGGCGAATAGTAATCCTGTGAAATATCTCAAGGATGAATAA
- a CDS encoding DUF4468 domain-containing protein, with protein MSTDDKTVLKIKLLKIKDMKKVIFIFMLCLSSLIVHSQVISRSELEGYVQRGDKSWSATAKDISKKYQLNSNGELELCIIKEYPGKDKSQLYHQVLNWIISMSSNAQSAVQSCDENKGIILTRCYLPNIARRTMGDNSYRVSIRPLLRFDFKDGKIRFTYTLQNYEVLKTNDDSGYVILFGSFGVTGDGITQDSQIWNLKDCYPYNEMNWIHPKVTSSRALVNSEACFRILTDKLDNKLKEKATDDNW; from the coding sequence ATGTCAACAGACGATAAGACCGTATTAAAGATAAAACTATTAAAAATCAAGGATATGAAAAAGGTTATTTTTATATTTATGCTTTGCTTGTCAAGCTTAATTGTTCATTCTCAGGTTATTTCCAGAAGTGAACTTGAAGGCTATGTACAACGTGGCGATAAGTCATGGTCTGCTACAGCAAAAGATATTTCAAAAAAATATCAACTAAACAGCAATGGAGAATTAGAACTCTGCATTATAAAAGAATACCCAGGAAAAGATAAATCACAGCTGTACCACCAAGTACTAAATTGGATTATATCTATGAGTTCAAACGCTCAATCTGCTGTCCAATCATGTGACGAAAATAAAGGGATTATTCTTACAAGATGCTATTTACCAAACATCGCAAGACGAACTATGGGAGACAACTCTTATAGAGTTAGCATTAGACCATTGCTAAGATTTGATTTCAAAGATGGCAAGATCAGATTCACTTATACTTTGCAGAATTATGAAGTTTTAAAAACAAACGATGACAGCGGATATGTTATTCTGTTTGGTTCGTTTGGTGTAACTGGTGATGGAATAACCCAGGACTCCCAAATTTGGAATTTAAAAGATTGTTATCCATATAATGAAATGAATTGGATACATCCAAAAGTTACTTCTTCAAGAGCTTTAGTCAATAGCGAAGCTTGTTTCCGTATTCTTACAGATAAGTTAGACAACAAACTTAAAGAAAAAGCCACTGACGACAACTGGTAA
- a CDS encoding Fic family protein produces MAFEKEIKEYEDLRGKYQTLIINKMDREEYIKYNEVLFSTHSCAIEGNSFSVDDTRELKEKGLGMIPAGKTLFEAFEMLDHFEAFEYMMQNTQHPLDEKLLKEINRRVTSHTLSYRSPEAIPGEYTTTDMAAGDTVFGDHEELIARVPKLLESTEKAIISAAVHPMILAARFHGFYEYLHPFRDGNGRTGRLISNYILLRLNHPLLIIPSEARQEYISALRMIRTEATDEHLIRFFFKMAIQRMKEELKQKEANTKRFMTFLF; encoded by the coding sequence ATGGCATTCGAAAAGGAAATCAAGGAATACGAGGATTTGAGAGGAAAATATCAAACCCTTATCATCAATAAAATGGATAGAGAAGAGTACATCAAATATAATGAAGTACTCTTCTCTACCCATTCGTGCGCCATTGAAGGCAACTCATTCTCCGTAGATGATACCCGGGAACTGAAGGAGAAAGGCCTGGGGATGATTCCTGCCGGAAAGACTCTCTTCGAGGCTTTCGAAATGCTTGATCACTTCGAAGCCTTTGAGTACATGATGCAAAACACGCAGCATCCACTCGACGAGAAGCTTCTGAAAGAAATCAACAGGCGGGTTACCAGCCATACGCTTTCCTATCGTTCTCCAGAAGCTATTCCGGGCGAATACACCACCACAGACATGGCAGCAGGCGATACGGTATTTGGCGACCACGAAGAACTCATCGCCAGAGTTCCCAAGCTGTTGGAATCTACTGAAAAAGCCATCATTTCGGCAGCCGTTCATCCCATGATTCTTGCCGCCCGCTTCCATGGCTTCTACGAATATCTTCATCCGTTCCGTGATGGGAATGGAAGAACAGGACGACTCATCAGCAACTACATTCTCTTAAGATTGAATCATCCTCTCCTCATCATCCCATCCGAAGCCCGCCAGGAATACATTTCTGCCCTCCGCATGATTCGTACGGAAGCTACGGACGAGCACCTCATCCGCTTCTTCTTCAAGATGGCAATACAGAGAATGAAAGAAGAGCTGAAGCAGAAAGAGGCCAATACCAAGCGATTTATGACATTTCTCTTCTAA
- a CDS encoding efflux RND transporter periplasmic adaptor subunit — protein sequence MDIKIEKKKYLVPRKYWAWIGGGAVLIAVLIWLGLSNFSSTLKVDRKGLSIGTVEKAQFNDYVSVDGQVVPISVVQISSEEGGIVLEKVVDEGAHVNKGDVIVKLSNSNLDLEILNAESELAEKQDMLRNTQISMEQDRLNNSNEELSLSQDVITKRRSYLHQEALHKEELNSREEYLKAKEDYDLAVKKHALISKRLKKDAQLRRSQMDQMGDNLEAMQKNVQLVRQRKEKLNIRSTISGEIGLLDVELGQSIQAGQKIGVINDLSDFKVQAQVDEHYIDRVKPGLTATFDQNGKHYLLQVRKVYPEVRDGRFRIDFVFKGVRPGNIRTGQTYYVDLQLGQSKQAIIIPKGTFYSVTGGQWIFVLDKSGKKAYRRKITIGRQNPQYYEVIEGLEPGEQVIVSGYEAYKDNDVLVFN from the coding sequence ATGGATATAAAGATAGAAAAGAAAAAATATCTCGTGCCTCGCAAGTATTGGGCATGGATTGGCGGAGGAGCGGTTTTGATCGCAGTCCTCATTTGGTTGGGATTGAGCAATTTCTCTTCCACTCTGAAGGTGGATAGGAAGGGATTGAGCATCGGAACCGTAGAGAAGGCGCAGTTCAACGATTATGTTTCGGTGGATGGACAGGTGGTTCCTATCTCCGTGGTGCAGATCAGTTCCGAGGAAGGCGGTATTGTTCTGGAGAAAGTGGTGGATGAAGGTGCCCACGTGAACAAGGGCGATGTGATCGTGAAACTGAGCAATTCGAATCTCGACCTGGAGATTCTGAATGCCGAAAGCGAACTTGCCGAAAAGCAGGACATGCTTCGCAATACTCAGATTTCGATGGAGCAAGACCGTCTGAACAACAGCAACGAGGAACTGTCGCTTTCGCAGGATGTCATTACCAAGCGCCGCTCCTATCTGCATCAGGAGGCGTTGCACAAGGAAGAACTCAATTCGCGCGAGGAGTATCTGAAGGCTAAGGAAGATTACGACCTTGCCGTCAAGAAGCATGCGCTCATCAGCAAGCGATTGAAGAAGGATGCCCAGCTCCGCCGTTCTCAGATGGATCAGATGGGCGATAATTTGGAAGCCATGCAGAAGAATGTGCAGCTGGTTCGCCAGCGCAAGGAGAAACTGAACATCCGCAGCACCATATCGGGTGAAATCGGTTTGCTCGATGTGGAGTTAGGACAGAGCATTCAGGCAGGACAGAAGATTGGCGTCATCAACGACCTCAGCGATTTCAAGGTGCAGGCGCAGGTGGATGAGCATTACATCGACCGGGTAAAACCGGGACTTACTGCCACTTTCGACCAGAACGGCAAGCATTATCTCCTGCAGGTTCGCAAGGTTTATCCCGAGGTAAGAGATGGCAGGTTCCGCATCGACTTCGTCTTCAAGGGTGTTCGCCCAGGCAACATCCGAACTGGTCAGACTTATTATGTAGATTTGCAGCTCGGTCAGTCTAAGCAGGCAATAATCATCCCTAAAGGCACGTTTTATAGTGTAACGGGTGGTCAATGGATCTTTGTTTTAGACAAGAGTGGCAAGAAGGCTTATCGCCGAAAGATCACCATCGGTCGCCAGAATCCTCAGTATTATGAGGTGATTGAAGGCTTGGAGCCAGGCGAGCAGGTTATCGTTAGCGGCTATGAAGCCTATAAGGATAATGATGTATTAGTTTTTAATTAG
- a CDS encoding TolC family protein yields the protein MKRIGILIGWLVWAAGASAQSWSLDDCMKYAVEHATEVKREVVNARQRKQDYQHAVAGFLPTVTGGVQGQYAWGRNIDPETNTYNNVTTFNNYYQLYAELNVFDGFATINALKQAKLSRDYSATAMQKIRDDRAIDVMQKYVDAAYAEASIRIASEKLNESKRMLAKMKRLYELGEKGRPDVVQMESQVAEDEYNLTHQENVAKQSLLALKSAMNFPVDEELKILINEEQNLKLTSDNKKVSESGVNYETVYQSFLNISPDLKSAEYEVERARYDYKIAKGRLLPSLSLGGGISTNYYKNLSQKGQYDGFASQFRNNQGEYLALTLSIPIYNSDRWHSVKKARNDWQLAQVNLEETRRKLHDQIAQAVMDAEGYAKELHQMQKKVASDSLAYHMSSRKFEEGMLSTFDLHTAAQTLLESRIKELQMQMLLIIKQRLVAYYQGENLIK from the coding sequence ATGAAAAGAATAGGAATATTGATAGGATGGTTGGTCTGGGCGGCTGGCGCTTCAGCACAGAGCTGGAGCCTTGACGACTGCATGAAATACGCCGTGGAGCACGCCACGGAGGTGAAGCGGGAGGTGGTAAACGCCCGCCAACGCAAGCAGGATTACCAGCATGCTGTGGCAGGATTCCTGCCTACCGTTACGGGTGGCGTGCAGGGACAGTATGCCTGGGGACGAAACATTGACCCGGAAACCAATACTTATAATAATGTAACGACATTCAACAACTACTATCAGCTTTATGCCGAACTGAATGTCTTCGATGGTTTCGCCACCATCAACGCCTTGAAGCAGGCTAAGTTGAGCCGGGATTATTCTGCCACGGCGATGCAGAAGATTCGGGACGACCGAGCCATCGACGTGATGCAGAAATATGTGGATGCTGCCTATGCTGAGGCAAGCATTCGGATAGCAAGCGAGAAACTGAACGAAAGCAAGCGGATGCTGGCTAAGATGAAGCGACTGTATGAACTGGGCGAAAAAGGGCGCCCGGATGTGGTGCAGATGGAATCGCAGGTGGCAGAAGATGAATACAATCTTACGCATCAGGAGAATGTGGCAAAACAGAGTCTGCTCGCCTTGAAATCCGCGATGAATTTTCCGGTGGATGAAGAACTGAAAATTCTGATTAATGAGGAGCAGAATTTGAAGTTAACGTCTGATAATAAAAAGGTTTCTGAATCTGGAGTAAACTACGAAACCGTTTACCAGAGTTTCCTGAACATCTCTCCCGATTTGAAGTCGGCAGAATACGAAGTGGAGCGGGCACGGTATGATTACAAGATTGCAAAAGGCAGATTGCTGCCATCACTCTCTCTCGGTGGCGGCATTTCTACCAACTATTATAAGAATCTCTCTCAGAAAGGGCAATACGATGGGTTTGCCTCGCAGTTTCGCAACAACCAGGGCGAATACCTCGCGTTGACCCTTTCCATACCTATTTATAATAGCGACCGCTGGCACAGCGTGAAGAAGGCACGCAACGACTGGCAACTGGCACAGGTGAACCTGGAGGAAACCCGTCGCAAGCTTCACGACCAGATAGCCCAGGCGGTAATGGATGCAGAAGGTTACGCCAAGGAGTTGCATCAGATGCAGAAGAAGGTGGCCTCCGATTCGCTCGCCTATCACATGTCGAGCCGGAAGTTTGAGGAAGGAATGCTTTCCACCTTCGATCTTCATACCGCAGCCCAGACGCTTCTGGAAAGCAGAATCAAGGAACTCCAGATGCAGATGCTGCTCATTATCAAACAAAGGTTGGTTGCTTATTACCAGGGAGAAAATTTAATTAAATAA